In Aminivibrio pyruvatiphilus, one DNA window encodes the following:
- the mrtS gene encoding Synerg-CTERM system glutamic-type intramembrane protease MrtS has translation MKELLVFAFFLYFPYGWCALSGNSRESFGLIWKADRHALRDVAAVSLLTLLPLTAASLFFFGNRLFPPALGAVPAAVLSGLAAAVAEETFFRGWVQTMLGYRFSRVWSVVLASALFGIAHLASPHAPFAVLAFFPGLAMGYLRDRHGSVLPAILYHWIGNIWSIWLYPRF, from the coding sequence ATGAAGGAATTGCTGGTCTTCGCCTTTTTTCTCTATTTCCCTTACGGCTGGTGCGCCCTGTCCGGAAACAGCAGGGAATCCTTCGGGCTGATCTGGAAAGCAGACCGCCATGCCCTTCGGGACGTTGCCGCAGTTTCTCTTCTGACCCTGCTGCCCCTGACGGCCGCTTCCCTTTTCTTTTTCGGTAACCGCCTTTTTCCGCCGGCCCTCGGAGCAGTTCCCGCTGCGGTTCTCTCCGGACTCGCGGCAGCCGTGGCGGAAGAGACCTTTTTCAGGGGATGGGTTCAGACCATGCTGGGATACCGTTTTTCCAGGGTATGGAGCGTTGTCCTGGCCTCCGCCCTGTTCGGGATTGCCCACCTGGCCTCTCCCCACGCCCCCTTCGCGGTGCTGGCTTTCTTTCCGGGGCTGGCAATGGGGTACCTCCGGGACCGCCACGGGTCGGTGCTTCCTGCGATTCTCTACCACTGGATCGGCAATATCTGGTCCATCTGGCTGTATCCTCGTTTCTGA
- the glmS gene encoding glutamine--fructose-6-phosphate transaminase (isomerizing), translating into MCGIVGYIGGRNVKDVLINGMRSLEYRGYDSAGVALMDAPELHIVKGVGKVADLERILEDHPVSGSQGIGHTRWATHGGVTEVNAHPHSDLSSSLVLVHNGIVENYREIRRELAEGACGDYKSETDTEVVAELLSRLYSARGCMVEALVELYARLSGSFALVIMAREAPGKIYCLRKGSPLVVGTSPKGETLCASDVPAILPYTQDVVYLDDGDIAELSSEGILFWNASGEMLEKIPTHIDWDVTMVDKGGYPHFMLKEINEQGAVLRNSMAKRLAEGTVDLSAELPWTKKDVASWKRLHIVACGTSYYAALVAERFLETITDFDIRVDVASEYRYRNIPLGPDTLAVFVSQSGETADTLAAERIAREKGARCLAVTNVIGSTIAREVHDVLQLKAGPEIGVAATKTFMGQMAVLYLLAIHLAKMQGKLTPEQEKKYCDELTALPYKLESVLLRQESLQETAMLYNEARDFLFLGRGISYPVALEGALKLKEISYVHAEAYAAGEMKHGPIALLDPRVPVVVISPKDGLHEKTFSNILEAKARKSPVIAIATEGDDSLDGTADHIFFVPETLDQFTPFLTVAPLQLFSYFFARFLGCHIDQPRNLAKSVTVE; encoded by the coding sequence ATGTGCGGAATAGTTGGGTATATCGGCGGAAGGAACGTCAAGGACGTTCTGATTAATGGAATGCGGAGTCTTGAATACAGGGGGTACGACTCAGCGGGAGTCGCCCTCATGGATGCTCCGGAACTGCATATTGTCAAGGGCGTGGGGAAAGTAGCAGACCTGGAGAGAATCCTGGAGGACCATCCCGTTTCGGGAAGCCAGGGCATCGGACACACCCGGTGGGCCACCCACGGCGGAGTAACGGAAGTGAACGCCCATCCTCACTCGGACCTCTCATCGAGTCTTGTGCTCGTCCATAACGGCATAGTGGAAAACTACCGCGAGATCCGCAGGGAACTGGCAGAAGGAGCCTGCGGTGACTACAAGTCCGAAACGGACACCGAAGTGGTTGCCGAGCTCCTCTCAAGGCTCTACAGCGCCAGGGGCTGCATGGTCGAGGCCCTTGTGGAGCTCTATGCCCGGCTGAGCGGATCCTTTGCCCTCGTGATCATGGCCAGGGAAGCCCCGGGCAAAATTTACTGCCTCAGAAAAGGGTCTCCCCTCGTGGTGGGAACCTCCCCGAAGGGAGAAACCCTCTGCGCTTCGGACGTTCCCGCTATTCTTCCCTACACCCAGGACGTGGTCTACCTGGATGACGGGGATATCGCCGAACTTTCATCAGAAGGGATTCTTTTCTGGAACGCTTCCGGCGAGATGCTGGAAAAAATCCCGACTCACATCGACTGGGACGTCACCATGGTCGATAAGGGAGGATACCCTCATTTCATGCTCAAGGAGATCAACGAGCAGGGAGCGGTGCTCCGGAACTCCATGGCAAAAAGGCTGGCGGAAGGAACGGTGGACCTCTCCGCCGAGCTTCCCTGGACAAAGAAAGACGTGGCCTCATGGAAGAGGCTCCATATCGTCGCCTGCGGAACATCCTATTACGCCGCCCTCGTGGCGGAGCGTTTCCTCGAGACCATCACCGACTTCGACATCAGGGTGGATGTGGCGTCCGAATACCGCTACAGGAACATTCCCCTGGGGCCGGACACCCTCGCCGTGTTCGTCTCCCAGTCGGGAGAGACGGCGGACACTCTCGCGGCGGAACGGATCGCCCGGGAGAAGGGCGCACGGTGCCTTGCAGTCACGAACGTCATTGGTTCCACCATCGCCAGGGAGGTTCATGACGTACTCCAGCTCAAGGCGGGACCTGAAATCGGTGTCGCCGCGACCAAGACCTTCATGGGACAGATGGCCGTGCTCTACCTCCTGGCCATTCATCTGGCCAAGATGCAGGGCAAGCTGACCCCGGAACAGGAAAAGAAATACTGTGACGAGCTCACCGCGCTTCCCTACAAGCTCGAATCCGTGCTCCTGCGGCAGGAGAGCCTTCAGGAGACGGCCATGCTCTACAATGAGGCCCGGGATTTCCTCTTCCTTGGAAGGGGCATCTCCTACCCCGTGGCCCTCGAAGGAGCCCTGAAGCTCAAGGAGATTTCCTACGTCCACGCCGAGGCCTACGCTGCGGGGGAGATGAAGCACGGCCCCATAGCCCTTCTCGACCCCAGGGTTCCCGTGGTGGTCATCTCTCCGAAGGACGGGCTTCACGAAAAAACCTTCTCCAACATCCTGGAGGCCAAGGCGAGAAAATCACCGGTCATTGCGATTGCCACCGAGGGTGACGATTCCCTGGACGGGACAGCGGACCACATATTCTTCGTCCCAGAGACCCTGGACCAGTTCACCCCGTTCCTCACCGTGGCTCCCCTGCAGCTCTTCTCCTACTTCTTCGCCAGGTTCCTGGGCTGTCACATCGACCAGCCGCGGAACCTCGCGAAGAGCGTTACGGTGGAATAA
- the galU gene encoding UTP--glucose-1-phosphate uridylyltransferase GalU, translating to MPSSIKKCLFPVAGLGTRFLPATKEIAKEMLPLVDRPIIAYGVEEALAAGCREMVMITGRSKKAIEDYFDRSFELEEMLKARNKRTLYDEVISLSEMADFIYLRQHRPLGLGHAVLCGEPVCRNEYFGVILPDDVMIARPSVLAQLIAVHEERGGSVIALEEVPPEETSRYGVVRAEEAAPGLFAIRDMVEKPAPGTAPSNLAIMGRYVLSPSIFPILTGQQAGAGGEIQLTDAIRTLLSREPVWGVVFHGRRFDCGTQPGWLSANIQLAMDHPELREVVLRAVAQMEQR from the coding sequence ATGCCCTCATCCATTAAAAAATGTCTCTTCCCCGTGGCCGGCCTTGGAACACGATTCCTGCCGGCTACCAAGGAGATCGCCAAGGAAATGCTCCCCCTGGTGGACCGGCCTATCATCGCTTACGGCGTAGAGGAGGCTCTTGCCGCAGGATGCCGGGAGATGGTCATGATCACCGGCAGGTCCAAGAAGGCCATAGAGGACTATTTTGACCGCTCCTTCGAGCTCGAGGAAATGCTCAAGGCGAGAAACAAGAGAACCCTCTATGACGAAGTGATCTCCCTCTCGGAAATGGCCGACTTCATCTACCTCAGGCAGCACCGTCCCCTGGGCCTGGGCCACGCTGTGCTCTGCGGCGAACCTGTATGCCGCAACGAGTATTTCGGCGTCATCCTTCCCGACGATGTGATGATCGCCCGTCCCTCGGTACTTGCCCAGCTCATCGCCGTCCATGAGGAACGGGGGGGAAGCGTCATCGCCCTGGAGGAAGTGCCTCCTGAGGAAACGTCCCGGTACGGGGTGGTCAGGGCGGAAGAAGCGGCACCCGGACTTTTCGCCATACGGGATATGGTGGAGAAGCCCGCTCCCGGAACGGCTCCGAGCAACCTTGCCATCATGGGGCGGTATGTTCTCTCACCGTCCATATTCCCTATCCTCACCGGCCAGCAGGCAGGAGCAGGCGGGGAGATACAGCTGACCGACGCCATACGGACCCTCCTTTCCAGGGAACCGGTCTGGGGCGTGGTATTTCACGGCAGGCGCTTTGACTGCGGCACCCAGCCCGGGTGGCTTTCGGCCAACATCCAGCTTGCCATGGACCATCCGGAACTCAGGGAGGTGGTGCTCAGGGCTGTAGCGCAAATGGAGCAGCGGTAA
- the glmM gene encoding phosphoglucosamine mutase, with amino-acid sequence MTSNPERVRCLFGTDGVRDVANRGDMTPEMALRLGRSYILFLTERGVPRPRIAVGRDTRRSGQMLEAALAAGMTSAGAEVFMLGVIPTPGVSFAVKKTGMHGGAVISASHNPAEYNGIKFLDGEGYKLSDEMEASIEEYMGDNLTDDWRPTGASVGVLRQTPELAVEYGDWLASLWGRELPFPAEGAVDCAHGAASFVAPSLFEKLGGRWTVVGNEPDGLNINEGVGVMKMSHICGLVKEKGLPVGIAYDGDADRVLLSDGRGRPLDGDIMLWILGRWLASAGCLGSGVVATVMSNMALEEHLGSEGLRVHRCQVGDRYVMETLNATGSRLGGEQSGHVIISSVVNTGDGICTGLFFLKACLSLGEDIDTLADRFSPYPQILRNVEISREKQVNGDFIKELSSDVEPILGGAGRILIRPSGTEPLMRVLVEARDRKLMEEVSDMLVNAIREKCR; translated from the coding sequence ATGACGAGCAACCCCGAAAGAGTGCGCTGCCTTTTCGGAACGGACGGCGTCAGGGATGTCGCCAACAGGGGAGACATGACTCCGGAAATGGCCCTGCGCCTCGGGCGCTCCTATATTCTCTTCCTCACTGAAAGGGGGGTTCCGAGACCCCGCATCGCCGTAGGCAGGGATACGAGGAGATCGGGACAGATGCTGGAGGCCGCCCTTGCCGCAGGCATGACCTCCGCCGGGGCGGAGGTGTTCATGCTCGGAGTGATACCGACACCCGGTGTCAGCTTTGCGGTCAAAAAAACCGGCATGCACGGCGGTGCTGTGATAAGCGCATCCCACAATCCTGCGGAGTACAACGGCATCAAGTTCCTCGACGGAGAAGGCTACAAACTTTCCGATGAAATGGAGGCCTCCATCGAGGAATACATGGGGGACAACCTCACCGACGACTGGCGTCCCACCGGCGCCTCGGTCGGTGTGCTGCGGCAGACCCCGGAACTTGCCGTGGAATACGGTGACTGGCTTGCCTCCCTCTGGGGCCGGGAGCTGCCTTTTCCGGCAGAAGGCGCGGTGGACTGCGCCCATGGAGCAGCATCCTTCGTGGCCCCCTCCCTCTTCGAGAAGCTCGGCGGCAGGTGGACCGTGGTGGGAAACGAACCGGACGGCCTGAACATCAACGAAGGTGTGGGCGTGATGAAGATGTCCCATATCTGCGGCCTTGTCAAGGAAAAAGGACTCCCTGTGGGAATAGCCTACGACGGAGACGCCGACCGGGTTCTACTGTCCGACGGCAGGGGACGGCCCCTTGACGGAGACATCATGCTGTGGATTCTCGGCCGGTGGCTCGCCTCGGCGGGATGCCTCGGTTCCGGAGTCGTGGCGACGGTGATGAGCAACATGGCCCTGGAGGAACACCTCGGAAGCGAAGGCCTCAGGGTTCACCGATGCCAGGTGGGGGACAGATACGTCATGGAGACCTTGAATGCAACGGGTTCCCGCCTGGGAGGAGAACAGTCCGGCCACGTGATTATCTCCTCGGTGGTCAACACCGGGGACGGCATCTGCACGGGGCTCTTTTTCCTCAAGGCCTGCCTCTCCCTCGGCGAAGATATTGATACCCTTGCCGACAGGTTTTCTCCCTACCCACAGATTCTCCGGAACGTGGAGATTTCGAGGGAGAAGCAAGTGAACGGCGATTTTATAAAAGAACTTTCTTCCGACGTGGAGCCTATTCTTGGAGGAGCCGGAAGGATTCTCATCCGGCCTTCCGGTACCGAGCCCCTCATGAGAGTTCTCGTGGAGGCCAGGGACAGGAAGCTCATGGAAGAAGTCTCGGATATGCTCGTGAATGCCATCCGCGAGAAATGCAGGTAA